One Williamsia phyllosphaerae genomic window, TCCACAGGAAGCGTGGCGAATACGCGCGACCGCACATCGAGTAGTTGCCCGCGCCGTAGGAGCCACCGATGACGACGGTCAGCTTGGGGACGCGAGCGCAGGCGACGGCGGTGACCATCTTGGCACCGTGTTTGGCGATGCCGCCGGCCTCGTAGTCGCGGCCCACCATGAACCCGGCGATGTTCTGGAGGAACAGCAGTGGGATCGAGCGTTTGTCGCACAGCTCGATGAAATGCGCTCCCTTGAGCGCGGATTCGGCGAACAGCACGCCGTTGTTGGCGATGATGCCGACCGGGTGGCCGTGGATGTGAGCGAATCCGGTGACCAGGGTGGTGCCGTAGCCGGATTTGAACTCGTCGAACTCGCCGGCGTCGACGACCCGCGTGATGACCTCGTGCACGTCGTACGGGGTTCGGAGATCGGTCGGCGTGACGTCGTAGAGCTCGTGTTGGTCGGCGATCGGTTCGCGGGGTTCGATCATCGCCCAGGGCGTGTTGGTCCGCGGACCCAGCGTGGACACGATTCGTCGTACCCGGTGCAGTGCGTCGGCGTCGTCCTCGGCGAGATGGTCGGTGACCCCGGAGACGGTCGAATGCAGTTGTCCACCACCGAGTTCCTCGGCGGTGACGACCTCACCGGTGGCGGCCTTCACCAGCGGCGGCCCGCCGAGGAAGATCGTGCCCTGGTTCTTCACGATCACGCACTCGTCACTCATCGCGGGCACGTAGGCGCCGCCCGCGGTGCAGGACCCGAGCACGGCGGCGATCTGAGCGATGCCCCGTGCGCTCATCGTCGCCTGGTTGAAGAAGATCCGCCCGAAGTGTTCGCGGTCGGGGAACACCTCGTCCTGGCGGGGGAGGAACGCTCCGCCGGAGTCGACGAGGTAGATGCACGGGAGGTTGTTGTGCAGCGCCACCTCCTGCCCCCGGAGGTGCTTCTTGACGCTGAGCGGGTAGTAGGTGCCGCCCTTGACCGTGGCGTCGTTGGCGACGATCACGCATTCACGGCCGGAGACCCGGCCGACTCCCGCGATGACCCCGGCACCGGGGCATTCGTCGTCGTACAGCCCGGTGGCGGCCAGCGGCGACAACTCGAGGAACGGGCTGCCGGGGTCGAGCAGGGTGTCCACACGTTCGCGGGGGAGGAGCTTGCCGCGCGCGACGTGCCGATCCCGGGACTTCTGGCTCCCGCCGAGAGCCGCCTGCGCCGTCCGAGTCGACAACTCGGCGACGAGACGCTGGTGTTCGGCCCGGTTGAGGGCTCGATCGATCGGCATGCGGGAGGACCCCCTGGGGACACACTGAGTTAATCGCGAATAACTTAGTTGTCAGAGTAGGGGGTGCGGTTCGGTCTGTCCACAAGGACCCGGAGCAGGTCGGGCTAGCGAGATCCCCCGACGACCGCGGCGGTGTCGCGGTCGGTCGCGGACTCGCGGTGGGGGACCTTCACGACGGTGACGCCGGCCGCCTCGAACGGGTCGGTGAGTTCTGCGGTGGCCGACGCATCGGTGACCAGGGTCGTCCCCGGGGGCAGTGGCGCCCAGGCGTGGAACGGACGCTTGCCCAGCTTGGCGGCGTGCGCGAGGACGTAGACGTGCTCGGCGC contains:
- a CDS encoding carboxyl transferase domain-containing protein, giving the protein MPIDRALNRAEHQRLVAELSTRTAQAALGGSQKSRDRHVARGKLLPRERVDTLLDPGSPFLELSPLAATGLYDDECPGAGVIAGVGRVSGRECVIVANDATVKGGTYYPLSVKKHLRGQEVALHNNLPCIYLVDSGGAFLPRQDEVFPDREHFGRIFFNQATMSARGIAQIAAVLGSCTAGGAYVPAMSDECVIVKNQGTIFLGGPPLVKAATGEVVTAEELGGGQLHSTVSGVTDHLAEDDADALHRVRRIVSTLGPRTNTPWAMIEPREPIADQHELYDVTPTDLRTPYDVHEVITRVVDAGEFDEFKSGYGTTLVTGFAHIHGHPVGIIANNGVLFAESALKGAHFIELCDKRSIPLLFLQNIAGFMVGRDYEAGGIAKHGAKMVTAVACARVPKLTVVIGGSYGAGNYSMCGRAYSPRFLWMWPTARISVMGGEQAASVLSTVRGDQLDSAGKPWSEEDQEAFKAPIRDQYEAQGNPYYSTARLWDDGIIDPADTRTVLGLALGVCANAPLEPVSYGVFRM